One window of the Populus trichocarpa isolate Nisqually-1 chromosome 9, P.trichocarpa_v4.1, whole genome shotgun sequence genome contains the following:
- the LOC7456365 gene encoding SNF1-related protein kinase regulatory subunit gamma-1 isoform X2 yields MQQSKMMDFKKLEDVMKQPEGFSLVDKKENLVSNFMADQKHHQIDSGSALQMFLDHIPISSIPGIKSSPVVELKIEDRVKDAIHLLYEKNVSGAPIADVVDPDTIIGRFSDQYVGYIDLAGMVLWALEECEKAYMQTRGTDGDENGKSSMFTMLEDNPQIGQTKVGELAKSYLWDPFFPVHLDDTLFHVLLLLSNHHRLQVVPVIERSNFQGIGFVTQNAVIQLLLQSSGLEWFDSIADKALSEFRFGNEERVDLVYGDRSLAEALHILRESRIGVVAVVNRENKKVIGCIRNSDVYLLLENNEILGDRKLTAGEFIHTETAKENSDGTFERDLGALFAAGALQLRNNFLTKMDSPVTTKKSNTLKQAMKDLAETKGCFCFLVNDAQQPAGLLTLRDVIIQFAPPCIDSNIHGGGFFESALEQTGCQVKNGTVICDH; encoded by the exons ATGCAACAATCAAAGATGATGGACTTCAAGAAATTGGAGGATGTAATGAAGCAGCCAGAAGGTTTTAGCTTGGTGGATAAAAAGGAGAATCTAGTTTCCAACTTCATGGCTGATCAAAAACACCACCAAATTGATTCTGGCAGTGCCCTTCAAATGTTTCTTGATCACATCCCCATTAGTTCTATCCCTGGCATAAAAAGTTCTCCTG TTGTGGAATTGAAAATTGAGGATAGAGTAAAAGATGCGATACATTTGTTGTATGAGAAGAATGTGTCTGGTGCTCCTATAGCTGATGTTGTAGATCCTGATACCATTATTGGAAGGTTTTCGGATCAGTATGTGGGGTACATAGATTTAGCTGGCATGGTTCTTTGGGCTCTTGAG GAATGTGAAAAGGCTTATATGCAAACCAGAGGGACTGACGGTGATGAGAATGGAAAAAGTAGCATGTTCACCATGCTTGAAGATAATCCTCAAATTGGACAAACTAAG GTTGGGGAGTTAGCCAAGTCATACCTTTGGGATCCATTTTTCCCTGTACACTTGGATGACACACTATTTCACGTTCTGCTGCTTCTCTCCAACCACCACCGGCTGCAAGTTGTACCTGTCATAGAGAGGTCCAACTTTCAGGGTATTGGTTTTGTAACACAG AATGCAGTGATACAGTTGTTGCTTCAATCAAGTGGGCTAGAATGGTTTGATAGCATTGCAGACAAGGCTTTATCTGAGTTTCG TTTTGGAAACGAAGAGCGTGTTGATCTTGTATACGGAGATCGAAGCTTGGCAGAAGCTCTTCATATTTTGCGAGAAAGCCGAATTGGCGTAGTTGCTGTTGTGAATCGTGAAAATAAGAAGGTTATCGGTTGCATAAGGAACAGTGATGTTTATCTTTTGTTAGAGAATAACGAAATACTTGGTGACAGAAA GCTAACTGCTGGGGAGTTCATTCACACAGAAACTGCAAAAGAAAACTCTGATGGCACCTTTGAAAGGGACCTGGGGGCACTATTCGCAGCCGGAGCTCTTCAATTAAGAAACAACTTCCTTACGAAAATGGACTCACCAGTTACTACCAAAAAGAGCAACACTCTCAAGCAAGCCATGAAAGACTTGGCGGAGACCAAAGGCTGTTTTTGCTTTCTAGTAAATGATGCACAGCAGCCAGCAGGTTTGCTGACATTGAGAGACGTCATCATTCAATTTGCCCCACCATGTATAGATTCGAATATTCATGGAGGTGGTTTCTTTGAATCTGCTCTAGAACAGACAGGGTGCCAAGTTAAGAATGGAACTGTCATTTGTGATCATTGA
- the LOC7456366 gene encoding uncharacterized protein LOC7456366 — protein MSHWTQTSCRKENEAPKRLGDDSGEVSHGRKHHQSLSGPEMETCSSKLVGGLGELIEGKGIDFMKENRTMSSKKLRNEVFEGQSSFPVFKPSQDRDSVLSLKNGVSLGRTADYLSLMPGQAPPEVEIQRRKPQFQTEDINLAPEKQVKSNSLLERSSRVVSTPIQDDFVRSTAVTVPCEFEGRRAPIQSFFYGLDHINEPGCASLVHKKKMNKNDGLLFCDPSTSNNQLRDFFGKSFQTVPNHSDFELFSSQISPRDNIKLEKLYHGSYALPSLPSVHDVGTMRMRATIDSTEEFSRGPPKFTQTTHRFFITKKTDVNLPDGAQMFRESATSTEFKGKMVTELLALSPDFGFHVKQGEQMQPLGSSTESEGKENTGNVKASAVVKENDSSADGIENTENVKTSAVDEENDSSADGIENTENVKTSAVDEENDLSAETDAMDIHAFCENHISGVASLQSHKDISEGQKSPASQAGVPPVRQETKGRQMNTELPDIKQELPVLPGVARSPDDMETSTSRTQSLDVECFLPHPEHSTNSKSSDCHNAPSRLDPYSRWVKRLKPSASDSFGYGTKSSKVEEASSRRKFNKLISKMPRHRKSISEPKKSKSCGKEQAVTDQTAESPRNAKSYSTYSARKSQEITLSHAWVQRWCHKPSASPKKKPKAVVVSEPECSVATLDLQKKQFASIAAMALMGKAMNGFRPCEFRKRGSSVIWNTRGFRDELS, from the exons ATGTCTCATTGGACGCAAACTAGTTgcaggaaagaaaatgaagctCCAAAGCGATTAGGTGATGATTCTGGGGAAGTCAGTCATGGTAGAAAACATCATCAGTCACTTAGTGGGCCGGAGATGGAGACATGTAGTTCTAAACTTGTCGGGGGGCTTGGAGAATTAATTGAGGGGAAAGGGATCGACTTCATGAAAGAAAACCGTACTATGAGTTCAAAAAAACTGAGGAATGAAGTGTTTGAGGGCCAGTCTTCTTTTCCGGTGTTCAAACCTTCTCAAGATAGGGATAGTGTTTTATCTCTGAAGAATGGTGTTTCTCTTGGTAGAACTGCGGATTATTTATCCTTAATGCCCGGACAGGCTCCTCCTGAGGTAGAAATTCAGAGAAGAAAACCCCAGTTTCAGACAGAAGATATCAACTTGGCTCCAGAGAAGCAGGTGAAGTCTAATAGTTTGCTAGAAAGGAGTAGCAGAGTCGTTTCGACACCTATTCAGGATGATTTTGTAAGGTCGACTGCAGTTACTGTGCCGTGTGAGTTTGAAGGCAGAAGGGCTCCAATTCAGTCCTTTTTCTATGGGCTTGATCACATTAATGAACCAGGCTGTGCGTCTTTGGTtcataagaagaaaatgaataaaaatgatgGTCTTCTCTTTTGTGATCCCTCAACAAGCAATAATCAGCTAAGAGATTTTTTCGGTAAGTCATTTCAGACGGTGCCAAATCATTctgattttgaattgttttctaGCCAGATCAGTCCCAGAGAtaatatcaaattagaaaaattgtATCATGGATCTTATGCACTACCAAGTCTTCCCTCTGTTCATGATGTGGGGACTATGAGAATGCGTGCTACAATAGACTCCACAGAAGAATTTTCTAGAGGTCCTCCGAAGTTTACCCAGACTACTCACCGCTTTTTCATCACAAAAAAGACTGACGTAAACTTACCTGATGGTGCCCAGATGTTTAGAGAGTCAGCAACATCCACTGAATTTAAGGGGAAAATGGTGACTGAACTCCTTGCTTTATCTCCGGATTTTGGCTTCCATGTCAAGCAAGGAGAGCAGATGCAACCTCTGGGAAGCTCCACAGAGagtgaaggaaaagaaaacactgGGAATGTCAAGGCTTCTGCAGTTGTTAAAGAGAATGATTCATCAGCTGATGGAATAGAAAACACTGAGAATGTCAAGACTTCTGCAGTCGATGAAGAGAATGATTCATCAGCTGATGGAATAGAAAACACTGAGAATGTCAAGACTTCTGCAGTCGATGAAGAGAATGATTTATCAGCTGAAACTGATGCCATGGATATTCACGCTTTCTGTGAGAATCATATATCTG GTGTGGCATCGTTGCAATCACATAAG GACATCAGCGAGGGCCAAAAGTCACCAGCTTCTCAAGCTGGAGTGCCTCCAGTCAGACAAGAAACCAAGGGCAGACAGATGAACACCGAATTACCTGATATTAAGCAAGAACTTCCTGTACTTCCAGGCGTGGCAAGGTCACCAGATGACATGGAGACAAGCACCTCAAGAACCCAGAGTTTGGATGTGGAATGCTTCCTTCCCCATCCTGAGCATTCTACAAATTCAAAATCCAGTGATTGCCATAACGCTCCATCGAGATTGGACCCATACAGCAGATGGGTTAAACGTCTCAAACCAAGTGCTTCAGATTCTTTTGGTTATGGTACTAAAAGTTCAAAAGTTGAAGAAGCATCATCCCGTCGGAAATTTAATAAGTTGATCAGCAAAATGCCAAGACATAGGAAAAGTATTTCAGAACCAAAGAAAAGCAAGTCTTGTGGTAAAGAGCAGGCGGTGACAGATCAGACTGCAGAGTCACCTAGGAACGCTAAATCCTATTCCACTTACTCGGCAAGGAAAAGTCAAGAAATAACACTCTCTCATGCTTGGGTTCAGAGGTGGTGTCATAAGCCATCTGCATCTCCAAAAAAGAAGCCCAAGGCTGTGGTAGTTTCTGAGCCAGAATGTTCAGTGGCAACACTAGACTTGCAGAAGAAGCAGTTTGCTAGCATTGCTGCTATGGCTCTGATGGGGAAGGCCATGAATGGTTTTCGTCCATGTGAATTCAGAAAACGGGGGTCTTCTGTCATCTGGAATACCAGGGGATTCAGAGATGAGCTTTCCTGA
- the LOC7456365 gene encoding SNF1-related protein kinase regulatory subunit gamma-1 isoform X1, which produces MQQSKMMDFKKLEDVMKQPEGFSLVDKKENLVSNFMADQKHHQIDSGSALQMFLDHIPISSIPGIKSSPVVELKIEDRVKDAIHLLYEKNVSGAPIADVVDPDTIIGRFSDQYVGYIDLAGMVLWALEECEKAYMQTRGTDGDENGKSSMFTMLEDNPQIGQTKVGELAKSYLWDPFFPVHLDDTLFHVLLLLSNHHRLQVVPVIERSNFQGIGFVTQNAVIQLLLQSSGLEWFDSIADKALSEFRFGNEERVDLVYGDRSLAEALHILRESRIGVVAVVNRENKKVIGCIRNSDVYLLLENNEILGDRKRLTAGEFIHTETAKENSDGTFERDLGALFAAGALQLRNNFLTKMDSPVTTKKSNTLKQAMKDLAETKGCFCFLVNDAQQPAGLLTLRDVIIQFAPPCIDSNIHGGGFFESALEQTGCQVKNGTVICDH; this is translated from the exons ATGCAACAATCAAAGATGATGGACTTCAAGAAATTGGAGGATGTAATGAAGCAGCCAGAAGGTTTTAGCTTGGTGGATAAAAAGGAGAATCTAGTTTCCAACTTCATGGCTGATCAAAAACACCACCAAATTGATTCTGGCAGTGCCCTTCAAATGTTTCTTGATCACATCCCCATTAGTTCTATCCCTGGCATAAAAAGTTCTCCTG TTGTGGAATTGAAAATTGAGGATAGAGTAAAAGATGCGATACATTTGTTGTATGAGAAGAATGTGTCTGGTGCTCCTATAGCTGATGTTGTAGATCCTGATACCATTATTGGAAGGTTTTCGGATCAGTATGTGGGGTACATAGATTTAGCTGGCATGGTTCTTTGGGCTCTTGAG GAATGTGAAAAGGCTTATATGCAAACCAGAGGGACTGACGGTGATGAGAATGGAAAAAGTAGCATGTTCACCATGCTTGAAGATAATCCTCAAATTGGACAAACTAAG GTTGGGGAGTTAGCCAAGTCATACCTTTGGGATCCATTTTTCCCTGTACACTTGGATGACACACTATTTCACGTTCTGCTGCTTCTCTCCAACCACCACCGGCTGCAAGTTGTACCTGTCATAGAGAGGTCCAACTTTCAGGGTATTGGTTTTGTAACACAG AATGCAGTGATACAGTTGTTGCTTCAATCAAGTGGGCTAGAATGGTTTGATAGCATTGCAGACAAGGCTTTATCTGAGTTTCG TTTTGGAAACGAAGAGCGTGTTGATCTTGTATACGGAGATCGAAGCTTGGCAGAAGCTCTTCATATTTTGCGAGAAAGCCGAATTGGCGTAGTTGCTGTTGTGAATCGTGAAAATAAGAAGGTTATCGGTTGCATAAGGAACAGTGATGTTTATCTTTTGTTAGAGAATAACGAAATACTTGGTGACAGAAA GAGGCTAACTGCTGGGGAGTTCATTCACACAGAAACTGCAAAAGAAAACTCTGATGGCACCTTTGAAAGGGACCTGGGGGCACTATTCGCAGCCGGAGCTCTTCAATTAAGAAACAACTTCCTTACGAAAATGGACTCACCAGTTACTACCAAAAAGAGCAACACTCTCAAGCAAGCCATGAAAGACTTGGCGGAGACCAAAGGCTGTTTTTGCTTTCTAGTAAATGATGCACAGCAGCCAGCAGGTTTGCTGACATTGAGAGACGTCATCATTCAATTTGCCCCACCATGTATAGATTCGAATATTCATGGAGGTGGTTTCTTTGAATCTGCTCTAGAACAGACAGGGTGCCAAGTTAAGAATGGAACTGTCATTTGTGATCATTGA
- the LOC7464020 gene encoding protein RER1A translates to MEGVGAEGASAASPVAQWGNDVWRMYQYYLDKSTPHTVHRWIGTFVVMAIYCLRVYYVQGFYIIAYGLGIYILNLLIGFLSPLVDPEIDPSDGPLLPTKGSDEFKPFIRRLPEFKFWYSFTKAFVIAFVMTFFSMFDVPVFWPILLCYWIVLFVLTMRRQIAHMIKFKYIPFNVGKQKYGGKKSSAGSSGSRGD, encoded by the exons ATGGAGGGAGTTGGGGCTGAGGGTGCCTCTGCGGCATCACCTGTTGCGCAATGGGGAAATGATGTTTGGAGGATGTATCAGTATTATCTTGATAAGAGCACGCCACATACGGTCCATAGGTGGATTGGGACTTTTGTTGTAATGGCTATCTACTGTTTGCGAGTTTATTATGTTCAAGGATTTTACATAATTGCCTATGGGCTTGGAATATACATACTGAACTTGCTAATTGGGTTTTTATCACCTCTGGTTGATCCTGAAATTGATCCTTCAGATGGTCCTTTGCTGCCAACAAAGGGTTCTGATGAATTCAAGCCATTCATTCGCCGACTTCCTGAGTTCAAATTCTG GTACTCCTTCACGAAAGCATTCGTCATCGCATTTGTTATGACCTTCTTTTCCATGTTTGATGTTCCTGTCTTTTGGCCTATATTACTCTGTTACTGGATTGTTCTTTTTGTCCTTACAATGAGGCGCCAAATTGCGCATATgatcaaattcaaatatattcCATTCAACGTTGGAAAGCAG AAGTATGGTGGCAAGAAGTCTTCTGCAGGTAGCAGTGGCTCCCGTGGGGACTAA